CATCGCGGATTCGATGGCCGGGACGATGTGGCGGATCAGTGCGGGCTTCACGAGGTAGCCATAGGCGCCCTGGGTGGCCGCTTCGCGCACCAGTTCGAGGTCGTCGTAGGCGGACAGGAAGACGATCGCCAGAGGGGCGCGGTCGAGCAGGGCCTCGGCCAGTTCGAGCCCGCTCATGCCCGGCATCCGCATGTCGACCAGCGCGGCGTCAGGCATCGCTTCGTGCGTGAGTTCGAGTGCTTCCTCGGCGGAGGCGGCTGCCCATACGGCGTAACCCGCGCGCTGCAGACCGTCGCGCATGGTGGTAAGTATCAGCGGATCGTCATCGACGATCATCACCGTCTTCGGCGCAAGATCGTCTGCCGCGTCGGTCTCGGTGGGCGCTGTCATGGGGGCTGACTGTAGCTCGCTGGTCGAATCGGGCTGTCTTCCACGTCATTCTACCTTCTCAAAGTGGAATACGCGTTTCTTCCGGATGAGACATCGTGCCCTTCGGCTCGGGTGCCGCAGACAGGACGGGCGGCTCGAGCAGCAGCGACACCTCCACCTTGCCCTCCACCGCGCAGATGGACAGTTTCGCTCCGCGGCCCGGGAGCATCGCGCGCACCAGTTGCAGCCCCGTGCGCGCGCCCGTGCCGGCATCGAAGTCGAACCCGGGCGGGAGGGTGCCGTCGTTGCGGATGCGCAGCGTACAGCCCTGCGGGACGAGTTCGCACTCGGCGGCCACCGGAGGCATCCCGGGGCGTGATCCCCCGTGCTTGATGGCGTTCATCAGCAGTTCGTTCACCACCAGGGCGATGGCCACGCAATGCTGCTCGGCGATCCGCCAGCAGCCCATGCCGTCGGGGAAGCGGGTCTGCACGCCGTTGACCGCGATGCCGGAGAGGCCGTCGGTCACCGCCTGCGCGATCTCGTCGAGCGCCAGGTCGCTGCGGCCGGACCGGGCGAGCAGGCCGTAGACGGTGCCGATCGAGTGCAACTGGCCGCCGATGGCATCCAGCGCTTCGCCCAGGGCCGGATAGTCGTTCCGGTAGCGCTCGATCAGGCCGGTCATCCCCTGAAGATGGTTCTTGATCCGGTGGTGTATCTCGCGCACCAGCGAGTCGCGGTCGAGCCCTGTATCGGTCGACGGTTGCGTCCCGGTGCGGGAGGGCGCGCCGGCCGGACCCGTGGGCGAAGGCCGCTGGAGCGGATGCACCGCGATGCCGGAGAGCGCCTCGATCACGCCGACCAGTCCGTTGCCGCGCGCGCGCGCGCGAAACGCGGTCAGCCTGAGCCCCGCCTGCGGTCGTGCCGGATCGAGGCCATGCAGGTCGAGTTCGAAGCGGTCGGTCTTGCCGTCGAGGATGCGTTCCATCTGTCGCATCAGTCGCGGACACTCCTGCGGCGGTGCGGCGGCAAGCCAGGCGCCGAGCGGTACCTTGCATGCGCTGTCGCCGAAACCCATCAGGCGTGCCGCAGTACGCGACAGGGACAGGCCGTCTTCCGCGTTCTCCATCGACCACCAGCCCAGGCCGGCGGCGTCGAGTTCCCCGGCCACGGAGGTCGCTGACGGTTCCACCGCCGACGCGGGTCGGCGGGCGGTCGGCCACCGCCTCGACACCATGCCTGACCATTCCGGCGCGCCAGCGCCATTTCGCTGCCGGCCGATCAGCAGGTCGACGTGGTGGCCGTACCCGCCAGCGGCCTGCATCGCGAGGTTCTCCACGCGCAGCGTGCCGTCCGCCTCCGACGACCTGAGCAAGCGCACTGCCAGGAGTACGGCATGCCGGTCATCGATCGCACATCGTCGAAGGAATGTCCGCCAGGATGCGGGTGCCGTGCCGAACGGGTTGCTCCCGCCCATCGTGACGACACGTTCCGTCGAAGGGTCGATCCGCCAGAGCCAGCAATCCAGCACACGGAATACGTCAGGAGTGGTCATCGTAGCCGCAAGGGTTTCGCCACCGTTACAATCCGACGCAGCCGGGAACAGGCTGAAGCCCACCAGACCACAAGGCGGGAGCATAACGCCCCGGAGGAGAAACCGCATGACGCGCAATCGTAACGCCGGACTCGCAGCGGCCTCTCTGGCCTTCTTCGCCCTGTCTGCGCCATCGAGCACACCGGCGCAGGCGCAGGCCCGCGACGCGGCGGCCGACTTTCCCAATCGAGCGGTCCGTTTCATCGTCGGCTTTCCGCCAGCCGGTACCACCGACATTCTCGCCCGGGTGGTCGCCCAGCACCTCGGCGACCGCTGGGGCCAGACCTTCGTGATCGACAACCGGCCCGGTGCCGGGGGCAATATCGGCGCCGAACTGGCGGCGCGTGCCAACCCGGACGGCTACACGATGATGATGACCACCGCCGGTGTCTCGGGCATCAACCCGACGCTGTACCGCAAGCTGTCCTGGAGCCCGAAGAATTTCGAGGCGGTCGTCGCGGTCGGCCAGACGCCGAACGCCTTCGTGGTCAACGCCAGCGCGCCGCAGAAGACCCTGAAGGAGTTCATTGCCGCGGCCCGGGCCAATCCGGGCAAGCTGGTGTTCGGCGCGCCCGGCATCGGCACCACCGGGCACCTGTCGGGCGAACTGTTCAAGACCATGGCCGGCGTCGATCTCACCTTCGCCGCGTTCAAGGGCAGTGCGATGGTGGTGTCCGACCTGATGACATCCAGCGGCATCACGATCGCGATCGACAACCTGCCGCCCTACGTGCCGCTGATCAAGTCCGGCAAGCTGCGCGCGCTGGCCATGGGTACGCCGAAGCGCACCAGCATCCTGCCCGACGTGCCGACGGTCGAAGAGGCCGGCCTGCCGGGCTACCTCGCCTATGCGTGGTTCGGCCTGGTCACCCCGCGCGGCACCCCGAAGGCGGTGATCGACAAGGTCAACGCCGAGACCAACAAGCTGCTGGCGCTGCCGGCCACCCAGGCGCGCCTGGCCGATCTGGCCATCGAGGCGATGGGTGGGACCCCGACCGACTTCAACAGGCTGATCGATTCCGAGCTCAAGCGCTGGGGCGAAGTAGTTCGCAAGTCCGGCGCCAACCCCGACTGACCGACCATGATCCAGGACGCCGAAACCCTCGGGCTGCTGCTCGACTCGATCCGCCGCTTCGTGCGCGAGCGGCTGATCCCGGCCGAGGTCGAGGTGACCGAGGCAGACGCGATGCCCGAGGCCATCGTGCACGAGATGCGCGAGATGGGCCTGTTCGGCTATGCGCTGCCGAGGGAGTACGGCGGCCTGGGCCTGACCACTGAAGAACAGATGCACGTGTCGTTCGAGCTCTGCTACGCGTCGCCGGTGTTCCGTTCGTATGTCGGCACCAACAACGGCATCGGCGGCATGGGCATCGTGATCGACGGCACGCCAGCGCAGAAAGAGCGCTATCTGCGGCGCCTTGCGGCCGGCGAGATCATCGGCAGCTTCGCGCTGACCGAGCCCGACAACGGCTCGGATGCCGGCGGGCTGAAGACCTTCGCGCGGCGCGATGGCGACCACTACGTGA
Above is a window of Rhodocyclaceae bacterium DNA encoding:
- a CDS encoding response regulator, which gives rise to MTAPTETDAADDLAPKTVMIVDDDPLILTTMRDGLQRAGYAVWAAASAEEALELTHEAMPDAALVDMRMPGMSGLELAEALLDRAPLAIVFLSAYDDLELVREAATQGAYGYLVKPALIRHIVPAIESAMVRARDVAQIEDEQERLRGALEGQQEISVAVGIMMERQRLSRNAAFNYLRSEARSGRRKLRDVANEYIAAEERLNRADD
- a CDS encoding sensor histidine kinase, coding for MLRSSEADGTLRVENLAMQAAGGYGHHVDLLIGRQRNGAGAPEWSGMVSRRWPTARRPASAVEPSATSVAGELDAAGLGWWSMENAEDGLSLSRTAARLMGFGDSACKVPLGAWLAAAPPQECPRLMRQMERILDGKTDRFELDLHGLDPARPQAGLRLTAFRARARGNGLVGVIEALSGIAVHPLQRPSPTGPAGAPSRTGTQPSTDTGLDRDSLVREIHHRIKNHLQGMTGLIERYRNDYPALGEALDAIGGQLHSIGTVYGLLARSGRSDLALDEIAQAVTDGLSGIAVNGVQTRFPDGMGCWRIAEQHCVAIALVVNELLMNAIKHGGSRPGMPPVAAECELVPQGCTLRIRNDGTLPPGFDFDAGTGARTGLQLVRAMLPGRGAKLSICAVEGKVEVSLLLEPPVLSAAPEPKGTMSHPEETRIPL
- a CDS encoding tripartite tricarboxylate transporter substrate binding protein — encoded protein: MTRNRNAGLAAASLAFFALSAPSSTPAQAQARDAAADFPNRAVRFIVGFPPAGTTDILARVVAQHLGDRWGQTFVIDNRPGAGGNIGAELAARANPDGYTMMMTTAGVSGINPTLYRKLSWSPKNFEAVVAVGQTPNAFVVNASAPQKTLKEFIAAARANPGKLVFGAPGIGTTGHLSGELFKTMAGVDLTFAAFKGSAMVVSDLMTSSGITIAIDNLPPYVPLIKSGKLRALAMGTPKRTSILPDVPTVEEAGLPGYLAYAWFGLVTPRGTPKAVIDKVNAETNKLLALPATQARLADLAIEAMGGTPTDFNRLIDSELKRWGEVVRKSGANPD